A single genomic interval of Musa acuminata AAA Group cultivar baxijiao chromosome BXJ3-4, Cavendish_Baxijiao_AAA, whole genome shotgun sequence harbors:
- the LOC135635927 gene encoding uncharacterized protein LOC135635927 → MTLRNVIYRLLPNTTEATDALMEGRLFRETIGSFSDVVAVSCRYTMDPVEWWLQFGGDAPHLRKVAVRILSQTTTSSGCERNWSTFALIHTKVRNRLSYRRLEKLIYVHYNMRLKLRCAELDKEPEEPDIDPIDLQFYNEDSEPMLDWVEAAENQEDPLLDEAGDPQRPSRFITEAIEEEEEAQPQQVENPPRLQHGMSQTTRGTTDTQRSHSSAQRAKAKGKAVASVASLERIESGDETPSQSHSLSRSVQRHDSNTDSSASTDDGGDTGQSLVSSAQLEGGEWTEEQYFTHATQDSDHGTRQGTGQVYARKGKEKGKAVDEYEQMRQSIHDIDTERDSSYSQQSYYGESYGQQQYGDSWSSFSEQQHDTEQHQYMPQELPRTNMIHDDQSTISTTLMHQWHTVYQYTMSWDQFHDWVQQTYHIDMYRIEDPDPPPVEARRSFWW, encoded by the exons atgacactacgaaatgttatatatcggctcttgccaaacactaccgaggcaaccgatgctcttatggagggtcgattatttcgagaaacaattggttcattctccgacgttgtagctgtatcgtgccgttacactatggatcctg tcgagtggtggctacaatttggaggcgatgcaccacatttaaggaaggttgccgttcgtatactttcacagacaacaacatctagtggttgcgaacgtaattggtcaacgtttgcattgattcatacgaaggtccgcaacagactctcctacagacggttagagaaactaatatatgtccattataacatgcggctaaaattacgatgtgctgagttggataaggagccagaggaaccagatattgatcccattgacctccaattctacaacgaagattcagagccaatgttagattgggttgaagcagcagagaaccaagaggatcctctacttgatgaggcgggagatcctcaacgtccttcgcgttttatcaccgaggcaatagaagaagaagaagaagcacaaccccaacaggtggaaaatccccctcgattacaacatggtatgagtcaaactactcgaggaactaccgatacccaacggtcacactcgtccgcccaacgtgcaaaggcaaaggggaaggcagtagcatcagttgcatcgttggaaagaatcgagtcgggcgacgagacaccttcacaatcacattctctttctcgctcggtccagagacatgatagCAACACAgacagcagtgcctcaacagatgatggcggtgataccgggcagtcgttggtctcgtctgcacaacttgagggtggtgaatggactgaggagcaatattttacacatgccactcaagattcagatcatggaactcgacaaggtactggtcaagtttatgcgcggaagggaaaggagaaggggaaggcagtggatgaatatgaacaaatgcgacagagcatacatgatatagacacagaaagagactcatcgtattcacagcaatcgtattatggagaatcatatgggcaacaacagtatggtgatagttggtcatccttctctgagcaacagcatgatacagaacaacatcaatatatgcctcaagagctgcctcgaacaaatatgattcatgacgatcaatctacgatcagcaccacattgatgcatcaatggcatacggtgtatcaatacactatgtcatgggatcaatttcatgattgggtccaacaaacgtatcatattgatatgtatcggatcgaggaccctgatccaccacccgtggaggcccgtcgttcgttttggtggtag